Proteins encoded in a region of the Carassius carassius chromosome 49, fCarCar2.1, whole genome shotgun sequence genome:
- the wdr45 gene encoding WD repeat domain phosphoinositide-interacting protein 4 codes for MAQQRGVNSLQFNQNQSCFCCAMETGVRIYNVEPLMEKGHLDHEQVGSIALCSMLHRSNLLAVVGGGVNPKFSKISVLIWDDSREVRDPKDKLVLEFTFTKPVLAVRMRHDKIIIVLKNRIYVYSFPDNPVKLFEFDTRDNPKGLCDLCPSLEKQLLVFPGHKCGSLQLVDLSNTKPGTSSAPFTINAHQSEIACLALNQPGSVVASASRKGTLIRLFDTTTRDKLVELRRGTDPATLYCINFSHDSSFLCASSDKGTVHIFALKDTKLNRRSALARVGKVGPVIGQYVDSQWSLANFTVPAECACICAFGKNTSKNVNSVIAICVDGTFHKYVFTPDGNCNREAFDVYLDICDDDDF; via the exons ATGGCCCAGCAGAGAGGGGTCAACAGCCTTCAGTTCAACCAGAACCAAA GTTGTTTCTGCTGTGCCATGGAAACAGGTGTTCGTATTTACAATGTGGAACCTTTAATGGAAAAGGGCCATTTAG ATCATGAGCAGGTGGGCAGCATTGCTCTGTGTTCAATGCTACATCGATCAAACCTCTTGGCTGTGGTGGGAGGCGGTGTCAACCCCAAATTCTCCAAAATCTCAG TATTAATTTGGGATGATTCTCGGGAAGTGCGAGACCCCAAGGATAAATTAGTGCTTGAGTTCACGTTCACCAAACCAGTGCTGGCTGTGAGGATGAGACATGACAA AATCATCATTGTCCTGAAAAATAGGATCTACGTGTATAGTTTTCCTGACAACCCTGTCAAGCTGTTTGAGTTTGACACTCGAGATAACCCGAAAG GTTTGTGTGACCTGTGCCCTAGTTTGGAAAAGCAGTTGCTGGTTTTTCCTGGACACAAATGTGGCAGTCTACAGTTAGTG GACCTTTCCAACACAAAACCTGGCACATCATCTGCTCCATTCACTATCAACGCCCACCAGAGTGAAATCGCCTGCCTGGCACTGAACCAGCCTGGCAGTGTGGTTGCGTCTGCATCCAGAAAGGGCACGTTGATCCGTCTGTTTGACACTACAACACGAGACAAGCTAGTGGAACTACGTAGAGGAACCGACCCTGCTACACTCTACTG TATTAATTTCAGCCACGACTCATCCTTTCTGTGTGCATCGAGTGACAAGGGAACAGTGCACATATTTGCTCTGAAAGACACTAAACTGAACCGGCGCTCTGC TTTGGCACGTGTAGGAAAGGTGGGTCCGGTCATCGGACAGTATGTGGACAGTCAGTGGTCTCTGGCTAATTTCACTGTGCCGGCTGAATGCGCTTGCATCTGTGCCTTCGGGAAGAACACCTCCAAAAACGTCAACTCTGTTATTG CCATATGTGTTGATGGGACATTCCACAAGTACGTCTTCACCCCTGATGGAAACTGCAACCGCGAGGCTTTCGATGTGTATCTGGACATTTGCGATGATGATGATTTCTGA